The segment acagtgatatatatatatatatatatatatatatatatatatatatatatatatatatatatatatatatatatatatatatttatttattgaaagGAAGGCTTTTGCAGTCAAGATACACCGGGGTTTCATTCGTTCTGCATCCTTCTCAACGATAGGTTTCTTTTACCACTAAATTATATTTTCGGTACTGCAAAATGCCTTTTAGGGTAAAACCCTCTTAAACCTCCACCCATGACGATTGCCAGTGTTGCTAGAAAACAAAATACTCATTCGTGCACAGTCGGATGTTAGTTTTGAGCTGGTTGGTAGGCCATTTTTAATGGCTTTATAAAAGGCTAAGTGGAACCATACATTTTGGAGGGGTAGCGTTTAGGCTTTtgccatttatttattttcatttcattttatttattattatgtttTTAACATTTATTCATTGTGAAACAAATCGTACCTATCAAAACTGTCGTGGCGTCTATAGACAGTGCAGGTTACAAAGGCCTATTATAATGCTATAAACTTGCAATTTAACGTGAAAAGCAAAGGGGGGGGGAAACCGTTAAATATATGGAATGGAAAGAACAGAGATTGGTTACTTAGTCACGGACCAGCCGTGGCCAGTAACAGTCGTAGTGTCTTAGACTAGAACCACACTTACGTTGCCCGTCGCAAATTATCGTAAAGTACGTTTtataaacaacaacagaaaactgaaatgatatttatatatatttttttcgtgttTCACTCTTTGTGTTGTGGATTCATCTCATGTTTAACTTCAAATATTCACGTTTGGGAGATGTTGCCGTACTTTTCGGTGCTTCGATCGTATGTGCgtgtgtcatgtatatatatatatatgcgtatgtgtgtgactAGGCTACATATAATTTATTCTTAAGAGACTGCGGGTGAAATAGTCCGAGCTACGAATCGCGAAGATCCTCGAGGTCTCGAAACCGTTCAAGAACTGCCTCCGAAACTGTCGTCGAAGATCTCGTCGAACTCGGCGAACAGGTTAGCGAAAGGTTTTAGGTTCGGGGGCCTGAGATTGGCCGGGTAGGAAGACGGGAAACCAAAGGCTAGGCTAGGGTTCCTTGCCGCGTCGATTCCTTCTTCAGCGTCGCCTCTCGTCCCTCCGCCTGCCGCCCCGCGAAGATCGAGCTGGGTTCTCCCTcgactgctgctggtggtggtgataggcgtTGGCGTCCGGGGCTCCACCGGACACGCCCGCGTCGTCGGAGGCGCCAGAGATCTTGGGCAGGAGGATTGCTTCGCCGGATCTGGACTTGATGGTGTACTGGTCCGGCTTCTTGAGTCCGATGTCGTCCTTCGGGTTGTACGTGTTGTACGGGTCGTCAAGGACCTCGTAGGATATCTGTGGGCCCGAGGGCTTGTAGCTTGCGGGGGGAGATAtgtaggttgaggaggagggggggtggaccTTGTGGCCTGTTGAGGGAGCGTCGTAACCTGACACCACGGGTTCGTAACTCGGGGCCTGGGGTTCGTAACTCGGAGCCTGGGGTTCGTAACTCGGTGCTGGGGCTTCGTAACTCGGTGCCGGGGCTTCGACGTAACTGGGCGCCAAGGGCTCGTAACTCGGCGCTTGGGGTTCGTAACTCGGTGTCAGGATTTCGTAGGTCGTCGCCGGGGGTTCGTAACTCGGGGTAAGTATTTCGTAGGTTGTCGCCGGGGGTTCGTAACTCGATGCAGGGGCGTCGTAGCTCGGCTCCGGGTCTTTGTATTCGAATGTTGGCGAGTGCTCGGTGTATCCGTAGTTCGGGTCGCTGTGGTCCGAGCCTGGAGACTTGTACTTCGAGTCGTGGTACTGGACGCTGTACTGCAGTGTCTTCCCatacccaccaccatgacctccGCCGCCCCCATGTCCACCATGACCGTCACCTCCATGGCTTTTCCCATAGCCACCACCACcgtgacctcctcctccgccatgtCCACCGCCGTAGCCCCCACCATGTCCACCCTCATGGCTTTTCCCATAGCCCCCGCCATGTCCACCCCCATGGCTTTTCCCATAGCCCCCGCCATGTCCACCCCCATGGCTTTTCCCATAGCCCCcgccatggccacccccatggCCTTTTCcatagcccccaccaccaccatgaccccctccgccatgtccaccaccaccaccataccctccaccgccgtggcctccaccaccaccgtgccCTTTCCCATACCCCACggtacctcctcctccaaagccccCGAAGTACGACTGGGGCTTGTCGTCGTAGCTGGGCTGGTACTTGGCCTTCTGCGTCTCCCGGACGGGATCGTCTCCGTACTTGACCTTTTTACCCACCTTGGCCTTGCCCTTGGGCAGGAAGTCGTATGGGCCGTAGGCCGGGCCTTTGTATGGTGTCGGGTAGTAGCTGGGGGCCTTGTAGTCGTTGGAGTGACCCTTGTGGCCCCCGCCACCACCCCCGTGGTGGTCGTCCCTGGGCTCCACGACCGCCGGAGGTACGACCGCTTGATAGCGGTTCGACGCCGATGCCTCCTTCCCACGTCCGCTGGGCGTGTTCGCTCGGGTCGTGGTCCGGGCCGGCGACCTGGATGCTGGCGTTCAGGCGAAACCGCTTCGACGTCACCCCCTTGACCGGTGGCCCCTGGGGGAGCCTGACGACCCGGGTTGACTGGGGCGTCTCAGAGTCCCCCGGGGAgtcatcatcgccatcaccacGCCCTCCGTGTGCGTCCGCGTACTTGAAGCGCGTCAGGCGGATGCCCTTCGAGCTCAGGTCGGGGTGGGTCAGCACCTTCGCTTCCACCACGTCGTCGCCttggccaccagcaccaccatcatcatctccgtcgtcgtcgtcgtcttcgtccgGCGTGGTTTTCTTGGGTTCCCATCTGTCTTGAGCGGTGGGGCGCGTGTCGTTTGTGGCTTCCCCGAGGGCGGTGGTGGTCGGGTCCGGGGCGGACCTCCGAGATCGGAAGTGGGCGACGCCGTGGGTCGTCTCGCAGGAGAACACGACCTTCCTCCCCTTGGAGGAGAAGAGCTCTTGCTTGTTCGCGGCGTTCATGGCCGCGATGCATTCCATGACGATCGATATGTTGTCGCTGGTGTAGAAGTGGAGGCCCACGGAGTCCTCAGACACGGAGTTGGGGTCGGCGGGGCCCTGTTGGTGAAGCGTCAGTACCCCGTGCAGCGTCTCGTCACCGGGTCCCTCGTTTTCTGTGGGGGGCCGCTGGCCCGCTGCGGTCGCCTGCTctgcggcggcggcagcggtCACCAGCATGGCGGCCGTTATGACCACCGCGGTCGCCTGCGGCGCCATCTGCGGATGAAAGCAGAGATATTTAAGAGAACAGATGATGAAGAGGGCCGGTTTCTTCTCCTCCCTACATGTGTCATCAGTACAATGTAGGCAGACCTGCGAGTCGACAGTAAACAATGGTTGTGAattagtccattttttttttcattttcgtctGGTTAACatattagatctctctctctctctctctctctctctctctctctctctctctctctctctctctctctctctctttgtgtgtgtgtgtgtgtgtgtgtgtgtataaatttaAGCATTTTATGTCCTGGGTTTGGGCCTACATCGAACACGAAAGCCTTCTCCCATTATTGATATTCGTGTTGGAACATTAGAAATGATCATTGTCTTCTCGCCGTACGTATGTTATTGCTTGTGGTGTCACTGATATTCGATATAGTCTGCGCTCAGCGTCTCCGAATGGGCGGTTTTGAAACAATCGTTACCTCGCTGTGAATGCCTTCTTGTGGCTAATTAAGTGcatcgaaaaaaagaaaagtctgtATCTATGTCCTCATTGAACAGAGTGTGAAAGATGGCGCAAGTCTTTTCTTCCATGAGCATGTATGACGTACAGGAGCGGTTCTGTGGCACGATCTCCTACTTTCGCACACTTTCCGGGTTGTTGATTCTTTCTCACACAGTTACCCCACCCCCGTAACTTTCACACTtccctgtctctctttctcacgccttTGGGAAACCCCATATTGCGCGGGAAAACGGATGTGAAATCACCGTGAGTTTTCTATACACCGTGCGTATGTATACCGTGCGTATATATACACCGTGCGTGAGAACGTAAAGTCTTGGGAATAGGTTATGTCATATTTTTTAACGTTTTCTGTCAAATTTCCGTTCCTGCGGAATCGTAGTCAAAACAACGACGACATAGAAAACGTAACTACATTTTACGATAtgtctcctctctcacacacacacacacacacacacacatatatatatatatatatatatttccacaacgATTGGTGAGCTACGATCGTACGTGCTCTCGTACAGACAGTAGTGTCCGCTGCAGTGGAATGGAGGCACGGATAACTGCCACACGTGAATTGTCACTCGGCGGCTCTGTTATGGCGTGAAAAAGATCACGTACAGCTTCTGCTGTTTGGGGGCCCCCAGCACCGCAAGGCTGCTGTGGTGGCCCCACGGGATTGGAAAGACTGcagtagattattattattatctgtgtTTATTACTTATCTCTTATCTGGTCATTTACTTCGttggttattatttttattggaTTCcacctttcctccttctcctcctctcgagGCCCAGGAGATTTTGCCTTAGTGGGCCTGGCTACTGCCATGTATGTATTCAAGgataagttacacacacacacacacacacacacacacgcgcgcgcgcgtagcCACAGCTACAACTGCTCTGCCTTGCGGATAACCACTGTTGACGAACTCATTGTGTAGATAGCCACTTCTTCCCACGTGATCTCTTGCCCTACATATATAACTAATGTATGACGGTCTCTTTCGTATGTCAGCCACGAAGCAATATCCGAACGAGATACGAGGTTTATGTAGAAataaaagccatatatatatatatatatatatatatatatatatatatatatatatatatatatatatatatccgtgatcCTCATTAGTGGCGAAATTCTCACCTTAACCCGGTCATCGCTCGCTACGTAtgtaagcctgtgtgtgtgtgtgtgtgtgtgtgtgtgtgtgtgtgtgtgtgtggcgctttgaaagtatctttttctttttattttgataaGGCAAATATTGGTATTTTACTCTCTGTGGGTAgaaaatgcttctctctctctctctctctctctctctctctctctctctctctctctctctctctctctctctctctctctctctctctctctttcggtcCCACCCGTCACCCCTCTCCTATGTCCatatactgtacccactgtaagctctatagacttctatactggcctccacctacccataaAACATGTGCCCTACACCCAATACTCTCGGAAATTTTCTATGCGTCTATCTAGATTGTAAATATTTTAAAAAGTAAAGAacttaataaaggcagacagtatgaattatgtacatgtgtatatatgtatatgtctgtgtgtgtatatatatgtgtacattgaaatgtataggtatgtatatttgcgtgtgtggacgtgtatgtatatacatgtgtacgtgggcgggttgggccattctttcgtctgtttccttgcgctacctcgctaacgcgggagacagcgacaaagcagaataaataaatagatatagaaaaaCTAACCTCCAACAATCATATGCTATGATCGTATAGCAACACGAGAATTATAGACGTTTATTTATTTTGCGTACGATCCTTTATGAGCCGAAGCGTTAAAATAACCCACCCTGATCGAAAGGTATTGAAAAATACGTAAACATCCAAGTACAGAACTTTTCGCTCACCCTGACGTGTTTGGCGACATCGTCGCGTTTAAAATAGATAACAGTATTTTACACGAGACCCGGTAAATGAGCCACTGGAATCGGAGCGTAAATGATTTACCGATAGCATGGGTAAGTTAAGCTAATATTgaatggaactttttttttttattacgggAATCGTAAAACTCTTTGGCAGTGTCTCTAGCCAGGAATTGATGAGTTAGGCGTGTGGGCAACTCTGTATTGCACTAGGTATGCGAAACTTCTCCCTTATCTTTTGATTCACGTAGATAAGATAAACCCTTTTTGATATGCCTTGTACAGCAGTAAACCTGTTGAGAATCCTTGGTTTACCTCGTACCTCAGGTATAATGAAATCCCTTGTCTACCTTGTACTTCAGTCTGGTCTGATTAAAAGTCCATTGTCCCCCCCTCTTCTACATACACATAGGTAGGGTTCGAAAATTATAaattaatatgtatatttattgctAACCTTAGCACAGGAGTGTTTGTGTGGCCTGTGTGATGCTCACTGTTGCTGCTTCTTTCGCTATCTATTGTTTATGTCAGcatccctgaaaaaaaaaaagcaaaatggatTAATATGTATTAAATCATAATGGTTTGGTAGATTATCTGCGCCGTGCTCCGCTTTCGAAACGGTGAGCAGCGGGACACAAATGATGCGTAGGAACACCCATAAGtttggcagtatatatatatatatatatatatatatatatatatatatatatatatatatatatatatatatgcatgtcggAAGCTGGATAAGCCAGAATCACAGTGAACATATGTGTTATTGCCATCCCTAAATATAATATGACAGGAAATGAAAACAGTCACAGTTAACGTAGACACATCGAATGTCCATGAAAGAACATTGTGAGCTAGGCTAGGATCGCGTGTCATTTTTTATCCCAGACTCCCAATAAGGCGGAGAGAACCATATTATATTTTGAGTTATATACACCTTTGC is part of the Panulirus ornatus isolate Po-2019 chromosome 64, ASM3632096v1, whole genome shotgun sequence genome and harbors:
- the LOC139746166 gene encoding LOW QUALITY PROTEIN: uncharacterized protein (The sequence of the model RefSeq protein was modified relative to this genomic sequence to represent the inferred CDS: deleted 1 base in 1 codon); translation: MAPQATAVVITAAMLVTAAAAAEQATAAGQRPPTENEGPGDETLHGVLTLHQQGPADPNSVSEDSVGLHFYTSDNISIVMECIAAMNAANKQELFSSKGRKVVFSCETTHGVAHFRSRRSAPDPTTTALGEATNDTRPTAQDRWEPKKTTPDEDDDDDGDDDGGAGGQGDDVVEAKVLTHPDLSSKGIRLTRFKYADAHGGRGDGDDDSPGDSETPQSTRVVRLPQGPPVKGVTSKRFRLNASIQVAGPDHDPSDTPSGRGKEASASNRYQAVVPPAVVEPRDDHHGGGGGGHKGHSNDYKAPSYYPTPYKGPAYGPYDFLPKGKAKVGKKVKYGDDPVRETQKAKYQPSYDDKPQSYFGGFGGGGTVGYGKGHGGGGGHGGGGYGGGGGHGGGGHGGGGGYGKGHGGGHGGGYGKSHGGGHGGGYGKSHGGGHGGGYGKSHEGGHGGGYGGGHGGGGGHGGGGYGKSHGGDGHGGHGGGGGHGGGYGKTLQYSVQYHDSKYKSPGSDHSDPNYGYTEHSPTFEYKDPEPSYDAPASSYEPPATTYEILTPSYEPPATTYEILTPSYEPQAPSYEPLAPSYVEAPAPSYEAPAPSYEPQAPSYEPQAPSYEPVVSGYDAPSTGHKVHPPSSSTYISPPASYKPSGPQISYEVLDDPYNTYNPKDDIGLKKPDQYTIKSRSGEAILLPKISGASDDAGVSGGAPDANAYHHHQQQSRENPARSSRGGRRRDERRR